The proteins below are encoded in one region of Aquisphaera giovannonii:
- a CDS encoding WD40 repeat domain-containing serine/threonine protein kinase encodes MSPEPDKRAEGPDSDLTMAYQGTLPVGTGLGGHAEETVGHADVPAAVSEARFQVLRLHARGGLGEVYAALDPLLKRQVALKAIQPRYAHDPLSQARFVQEAELTAGLEHPGIVPVYGMGREADGRPFYVMRFIEGETLKAAIARFHSSRTQRLPARERELQFRRLLQSLIAACNAVAYAHGRGVVHRDIKPENIMLGPFGETLVVDWGIAKAHKETLGPAPMTQRVIPFEPPDEGLTLPGSAVGTPRYMSPEQAAGDQGQVGAASDLYGLGATLYCLLTGRGPFPDGELSDVLDRVRRGIFPSPRAVRRSVDPALEAICLNAMSLRPEDRHASPLELAGELEAWLADVRYRDDQARALGEVKASLVRLSIERAYNLFARSKHDEGMLWLCRALENLPAESTALERVVRSSLGAWHARDKLLERSMSHGRAIGAIAFSPEGHRLATVARDGSMRIWDVATAQLLGQASGHDGPAVAVAFSPDGTRVATAGEDGTARLWDALKAEPLGPPMALPGPATGLRFGPDGTRIAACSRGGPPCLWECGDGRRLQLTGAGAGAGHALALAFSTGPAEDDVLLATAHEDGGVHFWDGASAGYRDRTFEHPGAVESMAFRPGSGELLTGCRDGKARLWDAREARVVREFGLSAAVRLVGFDPSGRVAAVAAGDGSGRLWDPDRGVPIGEVLAHDDAILGMAFSPDGSILATCGDDRTARLWDTATGLPVGPPLEHPETVTSLGFSLDGRRLATSSADGLARIWRVAPHIPGAVERIGCWVRTLTDLDFDAGDAIGRIDPAVGWELRRRLHELGGPPIRKVERW; translated from the coding sequence ATGTCTCCTGAACCCGACAAGCGTGCCGAGGGGCCGGACTCGGACCTGACGATGGCCTACCAGGGGACGTTGCCGGTGGGCACGGGCCTGGGGGGGCACGCGGAGGAGACGGTCGGCCACGCGGACGTGCCGGCGGCCGTCTCCGAGGCGCGGTTCCAGGTCCTGAGGCTGCACGCCCGGGGCGGGCTGGGCGAGGTGTACGCGGCGCTGGATCCGCTGCTCAAGCGGCAGGTGGCCCTGAAGGCGATCCAGCCGAGGTACGCGCACGATCCGCTCAGCCAGGCGCGGTTCGTGCAGGAGGCGGAGCTCACCGCGGGGCTGGAGCATCCCGGGATCGTGCCGGTCTACGGGATGGGGCGCGAGGCCGACGGCCGGCCCTTCTACGTGATGCGGTTCATCGAGGGGGAGACGCTCAAGGCGGCGATCGCGCGGTTCCACAGCAGCCGCACCCAGCGCCTGCCGGCCCGGGAGCGCGAGCTGCAATTCCGCCGGCTGCTCCAGTCGCTGATCGCGGCCTGCAACGCGGTGGCGTACGCGCACGGCCGCGGGGTCGTGCACCGCGACATCAAGCCCGAGAACATCATGCTCGGCCCCTTCGGCGAGACCCTGGTCGTGGACTGGGGCATCGCCAAGGCGCACAAGGAGACGCTCGGACCCGCGCCGATGACGCAGCGGGTGATCCCCTTCGAGCCCCCCGACGAGGGGCTCACCCTGCCCGGCTCGGCGGTGGGGACGCCGCGCTACATGAGCCCGGAGCAGGCCGCCGGCGACCAGGGCCAGGTCGGGGCGGCGAGCGACCTCTACGGCCTGGGGGCGACGCTCTATTGCCTCCTCACGGGGCGTGGGCCGTTCCCGGACGGCGAGCTGTCGGACGTGCTGGACCGGGTCCGCCGGGGCATCTTCCCCTCCCCGAGGGCGGTCCGTCGCAGCGTCGATCCGGCGCTCGAGGCGATCTGCCTGAACGCGATGTCGCTCAGGCCGGAGGACCGTCACGCCTCGCCGCTGGAGCTGGCGGGGGAGCTCGAGGCCTGGCTGGCGGACGTCCGCTACCGGGATGACCAGGCCCGGGCGCTCGGCGAGGTGAAGGCCTCGCTCGTGCGCCTCTCCATCGAGAGGGCCTACAACCTCTTCGCCCGCTCGAAGCACGACGAGGGGATGCTCTGGCTCTGCCGGGCGCTCGAGAACCTGCCGGCCGAGTCGACCGCGCTGGAGCGCGTGGTCCGCTCCAGCCTGGGGGCCTGGCACGCCCGCGACAAGCTGCTGGAGCGGTCGATGTCGCACGGCAGGGCGATCGGGGCGATCGCCTTCAGCCCGGAGGGCCACCGCCTGGCCACCGTGGCCCGGGACGGCTCGATGCGGATCTGGGACGTGGCGACGGCCCAGCTCCTCGGCCAGGCGAGCGGCCACGACGGCCCGGCCGTCGCCGTGGCGTTCAGCCCGGACGGCACGCGGGTCGCTACCGCGGGCGAGGACGGGACCGCACGCCTCTGGGACGCGTTGAAGGCGGAGCCGCTCGGCCCCCCGATGGCCCTCCCCGGGCCAGCGACCGGCCTCCGGTTCGGCCCCGACGGGACGAGGATCGCGGCCTGCTCCCGCGGCGGGCCGCCCTGCCTCTGGGAGTGCGGCGACGGCCGTCGCCTGCAGCTGACCGGCGCGGGAGCGGGCGCGGGCCATGCCCTCGCGCTGGCCTTCTCGACGGGCCCCGCCGAGGACGACGTGCTCCTGGCGACGGCCCATGAGGATGGCGGCGTGCATTTCTGGGATGGGGCGAGCGCGGGATATCGCGACAGGACGTTCGAGCATCCCGGGGCCGTCGAGTCGATGGCCTTCCGGCCGGGCTCCGGCGAGCTCCTCACCGGCTGCCGCGACGGCAAGGCCAGGCTCTGGGATGCACGCGAGGCGCGGGTCGTCCGCGAGTTCGGCCTGTCCGCGGCGGTCAGGCTCGTCGGCTTCGACCCATCCGGCCGGGTCGCCGCCGTCGCGGCCGGGGACGGGTCGGGCCGGCTCTGGGATCCGGACCGAGGCGTGCCGATCGGGGAGGTCCTCGCCCACGACGACGCCATCCTGGGGATGGCCTTCAGCCCGGATGGCTCGATCCTGGCCACCTGCGGAGACGACCGGACGGCGCGGCTCTGGGATACGGCCACCGGACTGCCGGTCGGGCCCCCCCTCGAGCATCCCGAGACGGTCACCTCGCTCGGCTTCAGCCTGGATGGCCGCCGCCTCGCCACGTCCTCGGCCGACGGCCTGGCCCGGATCTGGCGGGTCGCCCCGCATATCCCGGGCGCCGTCGAGCGGATCGGCTGCTGGGTCCGCACCCTGACCGACCTGGACTTCGACGCCGGCGACGCCATAGGCAGGATCGACCCCGCCGTCGGCTGGGAGCTGCGACGGCGGCTGCACGAGCTGGGCGGCCCGCCGATCCGCAAGGTGGAACGCTGGTAG
- a CDS encoding alpha-N-arabinofuranosidase, with protein MILGAGPALAEEPANTLVIHADQGRTTINRNIYGHFSEHLGRCIYEGFYVGEDGAIPNTRGVRNDVVEALKKSKIPVLRWPGGCFADEYHWMDGIGPKEKRPTMINTHWGGVTENNHFGTHEFLDLCEQLRCEPYICGNVGSGTVREMQQWVEYITSDNISPMTDLRKANGREKPWKLTYFGVGNENWGCGGSMTPEFYADQYRRYATYVRDFGESHIFKIACGADGPNYRWTEVLMQKAARNMAGLSLHYYCGTGIKSRSATQFAEDDWFALMKKGLRIEEIIGRHEAIMDRFDPSKKVAMIVDEWGTWHDVEPGTNRGFLYQQNTLRDALVAGLSLNIFNHHADRIRMANIAQTVNVLQAMILTDKARMLLTPTYHVFEMYAVHQDATLLPTDLACKDYTFGDEKVPGLSVSASKDRAGKIHVSLCNLNPTATAEVSCKLEGSDAKPASGRILTAPAINAFNTFDAPESVKPAEFRDYAPAEGGFKVTLPGKSVVVLTLE; from the coding sequence ATGATCCTCGGGGCCGGCCCGGCCCTCGCCGAGGAGCCGGCCAACACGCTGGTCATCCACGCCGACCAGGGCCGGACGACGATCAACCGGAACATCTACGGCCACTTCTCCGAGCACCTGGGCCGCTGCATCTACGAGGGCTTCTACGTCGGCGAGGATGGCGCGATCCCCAACACCCGGGGCGTCCGCAACGACGTGGTCGAGGCCCTGAAGAAGTCGAAGATCCCGGTCCTCCGCTGGCCGGGGGGCTGCTTCGCCGACGAGTACCACTGGATGGACGGCATCGGCCCGAAGGAGAAGCGGCCGACGATGATCAACACCCACTGGGGCGGCGTCACCGAGAACAACCACTTCGGCACGCACGAGTTCCTGGACCTCTGCGAGCAGCTCCGGTGCGAGCCCTACATCTGCGGCAACGTCGGCAGCGGCACCGTCCGCGAGATGCAGCAGTGGGTCGAGTACATCACGTCCGACAACATCAGCCCGATGACCGACCTCCGCAAGGCGAACGGCCGCGAGAAGCCCTGGAAGCTCACGTACTTCGGCGTGGGCAACGAGAACTGGGGCTGCGGCGGCTCCATGACCCCGGAGTTCTACGCCGACCAGTATCGCCGCTACGCCACGTACGTCCGGGACTTCGGCGAGAGCCACATCTTCAAGATCGCCTGCGGCGCCGACGGCCCGAACTACCGCTGGACCGAGGTCCTCATGCAGAAGGCCGCCCGCAACATGGCCGGCCTGTCCCTGCACTACTACTGCGGCACCGGCATCAAGAGCCGTTCCGCCACGCAGTTCGCGGAGGATGACTGGTTCGCCCTCATGAAGAAGGGCCTCCGGATCGAGGAGATCATCGGCCGCCACGAGGCGATCATGGATCGTTTCGACCCGTCGAAGAAGGTGGCGATGATCGTGGACGAGTGGGGCACCTGGCACGACGTGGAGCCGGGCACCAACCGCGGCTTCCTCTACCAGCAGAACACCCTCCGCGACGCCCTGGTCGCCGGGCTCAGCCTGAACATCTTCAACCACCACGCCGACCGGATCCGGATGGCGAACATCGCCCAGACCGTGAACGTCCTCCAGGCCATGATCCTCACCGACAAGGCCCGGATGCTGCTGACGCCCACGTACCACGTCTTCGAGATGTACGCCGTCCACCAGGACGCCACCCTCCTGCCGACCGACCTCGCCTGCAAGGACTACACCTTCGGCGACGAGAAGGTCCCGGGGCTGAGCGTCTCCGCCTCGAAGGACAGGGCCGGCAAGATCCACGTGTCGCTCTGCAACCTGAACCCGACCGCAACGGCCGAGGTCTCGTGCAAGCTCGAGGGCTCCGACGCGAAGCCGGCGAGCGGCCGGATCCTCACGGCCCCCGCGATCAATGCGTTCAACACCTTCGATGCGCCGGAGTCCGTCAAGCCCGCGGAGTTCCGCGACTACGCCCCGGCCGAGGGCGGGTTCAAGGTCACGCTGCCGGGGAAGTCGGTCGTCGTGCTGACGCTCGAGTGA
- the hisG gene encoding ATP phosphoribosyltransferase, with protein sequence MNAPIDPIRLAVPSKGHLYEGVVELLKTAGYKVRRASDRQYEATIAGQPRFHVVFMRPTDIVIQVQEGRCHLGVTGMDVYAEHAFEAEDAAVVIPDLGYGGCRLVVAVPESWIDVGHIMDLVDLTTEFKAAGKSFRVSTKYPALVRQYFRKWGIYYYQLIHSDGALELHPSLGISDIIVDLTSSGTTLKDNRLREIGGGIVLDSAACLVGHAPSLASLAREGEAGELALLLDAIDGVKRSEGLLHLEVVGGPIEPGSPTADAAAAVASYLDERGAKHLVRGEVWDERGRPGWRLTALLATRKLNACQRVLFSLGASRIVGLPAQFVFEKDAPSTFNALRERLGVEP encoded by the coding sequence TTGAACGCGCCCATCGACCCGATCCGCCTGGCCGTCCCCAGCAAGGGGCACCTGTACGAGGGGGTCGTGGAGCTGCTGAAGACCGCCGGCTACAAGGTCCGGCGCGCCAGCGACCGCCAGTACGAGGCGACGATCGCCGGCCAGCCCCGGTTCCACGTCGTCTTCATGCGGCCGACCGACATCGTCATCCAGGTCCAGGAGGGGCGCTGCCACCTGGGCGTGACCGGGATGGACGTCTACGCCGAGCACGCCTTCGAGGCCGAGGACGCCGCGGTCGTCATCCCGGACCTAGGATACGGCGGCTGCCGGCTGGTCGTCGCCGTGCCGGAGAGCTGGATCGACGTCGGCCACATCATGGACCTGGTCGACCTGACGACCGAGTTCAAGGCCGCGGGCAAGTCGTTCCGCGTCTCCACGAAGTACCCGGCGCTCGTCCGCCAGTACTTCCGCAAGTGGGGCATCTATTACTATCAGTTGATCCATTCGGACGGCGCGCTGGAGCTGCACCCCAGCCTGGGGATCTCCGACATCATCGTGGACCTGACGAGCTCCGGGACGACGCTCAAGGACAACCGCCTGCGGGAGATCGGCGGCGGGATCGTCCTGGACTCGGCCGCCTGCCTCGTCGGCCACGCGCCCAGCCTGGCCTCGCTGGCCCGCGAGGGCGAGGCCGGGGAGCTCGCCCTGCTGCTGGACGCGATCGACGGCGTGAAGCGGTCCGAGGGCCTGCTCCACCTGGAGGTGGTCGGCGGGCCCATCGAGCCGGGATCGCCCACCGCGGACGCGGCCGCCGCCGTGGCGAGCTACCTGGACGAGCGAGGGGCCAAGCACCTGGTCCGCGGCGAGGTCTGGGACGAGCGCGGCCGACCCGGCTGGCGGCTCACGGCGCTGCTGGCCACCCGCAAGCTCAACGCATGCCAGCGGGTGCTGTTCTCGCTGGGGGCCAGCCGGATCGTCGGCCTCCCGGCCCAGTTCGTCTTCGAGAAGGACGCACCGTCCACCTTCAATGCCTTGAGGGAGCGGCTCGGCGTCGAGCCGTGA
- a CDS encoding ATP phosphoribosyltransferase regulatory subunit: MSGGPAPSRPAEAGPDPGAAAVAERPVGRVRGTRDWLPDDFARLAEIERQLLDQFGRAGYRPVRTPILEFAELHERKSGAGIVAKLFEVGGGETTEVCLRPELTASLVRAYAEAEEPPPLPFRVSMSGPAFRFQPTGPGRDREFTQVGVELIGAGGAAADAEVIWLADWSLRSIGFGDATIRVGHVGLILELLGRSGLPPAAVSALVESLSAAAAEGQNVRAIEAALERLSGWLGATGDGGAPGQAGGAAGPAAGVERLFRQLVPNVTGRRSGEEIIHRLTRKWTLGHTLADVLGRVREQVHALAALKGPAGEVLERLERDHARHAPDSVAALRDLMEALGHHGVDPGRVELDMGFGRGIGFYTQMIFELVVPTPGGPREVCGGGRYDGLATVLGSPRDARGAGFAFGLERLLEVREARGESRPHRNGDARGYLVSAASGPASDARRAASNLAAAIDLATFLRERINVPIVLSELSFPAAVAQARALGLGQVVTVGPAIEVWNLEQGDVRSVREGELIEQMRARLAVFRGDRP; encoded by the coding sequence ATGAGCGGGGGCCCGGCACCCTCCCGGCCGGCGGAAGCCGGCCCCGATCCCGGCGCGGCCGCGGTCGCCGAGCGTCCGGTCGGGCGCGTCCGGGGGACGCGGGACTGGCTGCCCGACGACTTCGCGCGGCTCGCGGAGATCGAGCGGCAGCTCCTGGACCAGTTCGGCCGCGCCGGCTACCGGCCGGTCCGGACGCCGATCCTGGAGTTCGCCGAGCTGCACGAGCGGAAGAGCGGCGCGGGGATCGTGGCGAAGCTGTTCGAGGTCGGTGGCGGGGAGACCACGGAGGTCTGCCTCCGCCCGGAGCTGACGGCGAGCCTCGTCCGGGCGTACGCCGAGGCGGAGGAGCCGCCCCCCCTTCCCTTCCGCGTGAGCATGTCCGGGCCGGCCTTCCGCTTCCAGCCCACCGGGCCGGGCCGCGACCGCGAGTTCACCCAGGTGGGCGTCGAGCTGATCGGCGCGGGGGGCGCGGCGGCCGACGCCGAGGTCATCTGGCTGGCCGACTGGTCGCTGCGGTCGATCGGCTTCGGCGACGCGACGATCCGGGTCGGCCACGTCGGCCTGATCCTCGAGCTGCTCGGCCGCTCCGGCCTGCCCCCGGCGGCGGTCTCGGCCCTGGTCGAGTCGCTCAGCGCGGCGGCCGCCGAGGGGCAGAACGTCCGGGCCATCGAGGCGGCGCTGGAGCGGCTCTCGGGCTGGCTGGGCGCGACGGGCGACGGCGGCGCCCCGGGCCAGGCCGGGGGGGCCGCCGGCCCGGCCGCCGGCGTGGAGCGGCTCTTCCGGCAGCTCGTGCCCAACGTCACCGGCCGGCGCTCGGGCGAGGAGATCATCCACCGCCTGACGCGGAAGTGGACCCTGGGCCACACGCTGGCCGACGTCCTGGGGCGCGTCCGCGAGCAGGTCCACGCCCTGGCCGCCCTGAAGGGGCCCGCGGGCGAGGTCCTGGAGCGGCTGGAGCGCGACCACGCCCGGCATGCCCCGGATTCGGTCGCCGCGCTGCGGGACCTGATGGAGGCCCTCGGGCACCACGGCGTCGACCCGGGCCGCGTCGAGCTCGACATGGGCTTCGGCCGCGGGATCGGCTTCTACACCCAGATGATCTTCGAGCTGGTCGTGCCCACGCCGGGCGGCCCCCGGGAGGTCTGCGGCGGCGGCCGTTATGACGGGCTGGCCACCGTCCTGGGCTCCCCCCGCGACGCCCGGGGCGCGGGGTTCGCCTTCGGCCTGGAACGGCTGCTGGAGGTCCGCGAGGCCCGCGGCGAGAGCCGCCCGCACCGAAACGGCGACGCGCGCGGGTATCTCGTCAGCGCGGCGTCCGGGCCGGCATCGGACGCGAGACGCGCGGCCTCCAACCTGGCCGCGGCCATCGACCTGGCGACCTTCCTCCGGGAGCGGATCAACGTGCCGATCGTCCTCTCCGAGCTGAGCTTCCCCGCCGCCGTCGCCCAGGCCCGGGCGCTCGGGCTGGGCCAGGTCGTGACGGTCGGGCCGGCCATCGAGGTCTGGAACCTCGAGCAGGGCGACGTCCGCTCCGTCCGCGAGGGGGAGCTCATCGAGCAGATGCGGGCCCGCCTGGCCGTCTTCCGGGGGGACCGTCCGTGA
- the hisS gene encoding histidine--tRNA ligase — MIDPRVASGLRDLPPSVMIPRERMLATFRRTFGAFGFVPIETPHIERMEVLAGKGAGSDEVLRQIFEVTNKGGTPGELALRFDLTVPLARFVAKHVDELGIPFKRYAIGSVFRGERPAKGRFREFVQCDFDTIGTESVLSDAETAQVIHDALSAAGVPDFTITLNNRKILDGMLESLDLAGRSGQVLRSLDKLAKAGRDAVLAELQKPTGDGTPGLTGDQASRVLEFAEGGRGGVEVLREAENALGTRPLAGQGIANLRTVLDLLSAAGVPEDRVSIDLGLARGLDYYTGIVFETTIKGWERFGSVASGGRYDNLASLFTSRRLPGVGASIGLDRLLALMDEAGWLKGMAKGTPVLLANFPGTDPAIPFRMAAELRAAGIGAEVYPEPIQVGKQMGYGSNHGHKIAIIVGPDEAGRQVFNLRNLATRQEDKGLSWSVLVDSVHSVLQALEQERAQS; from the coding sequence ATGATCGATCCCCGCGTGGCCAGCGGGCTGCGGGACTTGCCCCCCTCGGTGATGATCCCGCGCGAGCGGATGCTCGCGACCTTCCGGCGGACCTTCGGCGCCTTCGGCTTCGTGCCGATCGAGACCCCGCACATCGAGCGCATGGAGGTCCTCGCCGGCAAGGGGGCGGGCTCGGACGAGGTGCTGCGCCAGATCTTCGAGGTCACGAACAAGGGCGGCACGCCCGGCGAATTGGCCCTCCGATTCGACCTTACGGTCCCCCTGGCCCGGTTCGTGGCGAAGCACGTGGACGAGCTGGGGATCCCCTTCAAGCGGTACGCGATCGGCTCGGTCTTCCGCGGCGAGCGGCCGGCCAAGGGGCGGTTCCGCGAGTTCGTCCAGTGCGACTTCGACACGATCGGCACCGAGAGCGTCCTCTCCGACGCCGAGACCGCCCAGGTCATCCACGACGCCCTGTCCGCGGCCGGCGTGCCGGACTTCACGATCACGCTGAACAACCGCAAGATCCTCGACGGCATGCTCGAGTCGCTGGACCTCGCCGGCCGCAGCGGGCAGGTGCTGCGGTCGCTCGACAAGCTGGCCAAGGCGGGCCGCGACGCCGTCCTCGCCGAGCTCCAGAAGCCGACCGGAGATGGGACGCCCGGCCTGACCGGGGACCAGGCGTCGCGGGTGCTCGAGTTCGCCGAGGGGGGCCGCGGCGGAGTCGAGGTGCTCCGCGAGGCCGAGAACGCCCTGGGCACCCGGCCGCTGGCCGGCCAGGGGATCGCCAACCTGCGGACGGTGCTCGACCTGCTCTCGGCGGCGGGCGTGCCGGAGGATCGGGTCTCCATCGACCTCGGGCTGGCCCGAGGGCTGGATTACTACACGGGGATCGTGTTCGAGACCACGATCAAGGGTTGGGAGCGGTTCGGGAGCGTGGCGTCGGGCGGGCGGTACGACAACCTGGCCAGCCTGTTCACCTCGCGGCGCCTGCCGGGCGTGGGGGCGTCGATCGGCCTGGACCGGCTGCTCGCCCTGATGGACGAGGCCGGCTGGCTGAAGGGGATGGCGAAGGGCACGCCGGTGCTGCTGGCCAACTTCCCCGGCACCGACCCGGCGATCCCCTTCCGCATGGCGGCCGAGCTCCGGGCCGCGGGCATCGGCGCGGAGGTCTATCCGGAGCCGATCCAGGTGGGCAAGCAGATGGGCTACGGCTCGAACCACGGGCACAAGATCGCGATCATCGTCGGCCCGGATGAGGCCGGACGGCAGGTGTTCAACCTGAGGAACCTGGCCACGAGGCAGGAGGACAAGGGGCTCTCCTGGTCGGTGCTGGTGGACTCCGTGCACAGCGTCCTTCAGGCCCTCGAGCAGGAAAGGGCCCAGTCATGA
- a CDS encoding sigma-70 family RNA polymerase sigma factor has product MRMQADSTPGADAEIWREVREGSVAAFETLVRRHQSLICAVAYSGCGDLALSEDLAQETFWAAWRQRASLKSPERVTAWLCGIARNLARNAHRKEAHRRQAAPDADLLARVPGGDPEPAEEAVSREEESLIWKALERLPEDYREPLVLFYREGQSVAETAAAMGLSEDAVKQRLARGRRMLRASMSGLVEDGLRRSRPGRRFTATVLAGLAAHGAGAEAASAATATGAGVAAWKASAGAAGAGGAIGGLLGTLGGLLGGWLGTWLPAQAAASRRERDAILLAGRRMMAVSIALLVVLLGPIRAYAGTPAYLLAWGGWMATFAALVGAECLRLAREVQRIRAEPMTDDAPNDTSLRAGLAAASGWVGGRSYRSDATLFGLPLIDVQLTAPKPPGPGEDFPGRDQGRRIARGWVAIGDDARGLLLAVGATARGLVALGGRAFGALSIGGLAVGLVSLGGVGIGVAGIGGLGAGVYAIGGGAVGWRAAGGIALGWDLACGGGAVARHAALGGAAFARDYAVGGQARAAHANDDAARAALLDDPFTRIALTAMGQQGVLDRIRSPRGGGAQLPGQAPPPETRGDFGLDNGLAVRIRPIEGADRAALVVLYKIGGDHDPPGRSGLAHLLEHLAVTSAAGDSPSRTAEGFYRSHPAGCNAQTGDRYTALATVFPPQDLDRELREAAARMGRLRITPADLDRERPRLLDEVANMFGRIPSLGAINVARELVRPAPHGGRKGGLPEQVAAIPLEELRARWDRYYKPRNAILVLAGAIDQDAARRAVTDHFAGLAPGELIPPPSGPGPLRAGAVRELSVRPIGPKAGPVACVGYAAPDPRSDLYAPFLVLAARFWAASATQNGGEPGRPSVYFPVLDDPAMLAVSATARAGETAAQSFARLESFVADTVAPPLRDGEREAARMNFAMFLGTAEMPDAALARNPYGAAFALARREQLGIDPAAVGRAFDALTDRDLRRAADEAFAPGRKVGVRIDPGE; this is encoded by the coding sequence ATGAGAATGCAGGCCGACAGCACTCCGGGAGCGGACGCGGAGATCTGGCGGGAGGTCCGGGAAGGGAGCGTCGCGGCCTTCGAGACCCTGGTGCGACGCCATCAGTCCCTGATCTGCGCCGTCGCGTACAGCGGCTGCGGCGACCTGGCCCTGAGCGAGGACCTCGCCCAGGAGACCTTCTGGGCGGCCTGGCGCCAACGGGCCTCCCTGAAGAGTCCCGAGCGGGTCACGGCCTGGCTCTGCGGGATCGCGCGGAACCTGGCCAGGAACGCCCACCGCAAGGAGGCCCATCGCCGGCAAGCGGCGCCGGACGCCGACCTCCTGGCCCGCGTCCCGGGCGGCGACCCGGAGCCCGCCGAGGAGGCCGTCTCGCGCGAGGAGGAATCGCTCATCTGGAAGGCGCTCGAGCGGCTCCCCGAAGACTATCGCGAACCGCTCGTGCTCTTCTACCGGGAGGGTCAGTCGGTCGCGGAGACCGCCGCGGCGATGGGCCTGAGCGAGGACGCCGTCAAGCAACGCCTGGCCCGCGGCCGTCGGATGCTGCGGGCGAGCATGAGCGGCCTCGTCGAGGACGGCCTGCGCCGCAGCCGCCCGGGGCGGCGGTTCACGGCGACGGTCCTGGCCGGACTGGCCGCGCACGGGGCCGGCGCCGAGGCCGCCTCGGCCGCGACCGCAACCGGCGCGGGCGTCGCGGCCTGGAAGGCCTCGGCCGGGGCCGCCGGGGCGGGCGGGGCGATCGGGGGGCTGCTCGGCACGCTGGGCGGCCTGCTCGGCGGCTGGCTCGGCACCTGGCTCCCGGCCCAGGCCGCCGCGAGCCGCCGCGAGCGCGACGCGATCCTGCTCGCCGGCCGCCGCATGATGGCCGTCTCCATCGCCCTCCTCGTCGTCCTGCTCGGCCCGATCCGCGCGTACGCCGGGACGCCCGCGTACCTCCTCGCCTGGGGCGGCTGGATGGCCACCTTCGCCGCCCTCGTCGGCGCCGAGTGCCTCCGCCTGGCCCGGGAGGTGCAGCGAATCCGCGCCGAGCCGATGACCGACGACGCGCCGAACGACACGTCGCTTCGGGCGGGGCTCGCCGCGGCGTCGGGCTGGGTCGGCGGCAGGAGCTATCGGAGCGACGCCACCCTATTCGGCCTCCCGCTGATCGACGTCCAGCTCACCGCCCCGAAGCCGCCGGGCCCGGGCGAGGACTTCCCGGGGCGCGATCAGGGCCGGCGGATCGCCCGCGGGTGGGTCGCGATAGGCGACGACGCCCGGGGGCTGCTGCTGGCGGTCGGCGCCACGGCACGCGGCCTCGTCGCGCTGGGCGGCCGGGCGTTCGGCGCCTTGAGCATCGGGGGGCTGGCGGTGGGCCTGGTGAGCCTCGGCGGGGTCGGGATCGGCGTCGCCGGGATCGGCGGCCTCGGCGCGGGGGTCTATGCGATCGGCGGCGGGGCCGTCGGGTGGAGGGCGGCCGGCGGGATCGCGCTCGGCTGGGACCTCGCCTGCGGGGGAGGCGCGGTCGCGCGGCACGCGGCCCTCGGCGGGGCGGCCTTCGCCCGCGATTACGCCGTCGGCGGCCAGGCCCGCGCGGCACACGCGAACGACGACGCCGCGCGGGCCGCCCTCCTGGATGACCCGTTCACGAGGATCGCCCTCACCGCGATGGGCCAGCAGGGCGTGCTCGACAGGATCCGCTCGCCGCGGGGCGGGGGAGCCCAGCTCCCTGGCCAGGCGCCGCCGCCGGAAACGAGGGGCGATTTCGGTCTCGATAACGGCCTCGCCGTGAGGATCCGGCCCATCGAGGGGGCAGATCGCGCGGCGCTGGTGGTCCTGTACAAGATCGGGGGCGACCACGACCCGCCGGGCCGTTCCGGCCTGGCCCACCTGCTGGAGCACCTCGCGGTCACGTCGGCGGCCGGCGACTCTCCGTCCCGCACCGCGGAGGGCTTCTACCGCTCGCATCCGGCCGGCTGCAACGCGCAGACGGGCGACCGCTACACCGCGCTCGCCACCGTCTTCCCGCCGCAGGACCTGGATCGGGAACTCCGGGAGGCGGCGGCCCGGATGGGCCGACTCCGGATCACTCCCGCCGACCTCGATCGCGAGCGCCCACGCCTCCTCGACGAGGTCGCCAACATGTTCGGCCGGATCCCGTCGCTCGGGGCCATCAACGTCGCCAGGGAGCTCGTGCGGCCGGCTCCCCACGGCGGCCGCAAGGGCGGCCTCCCGGAGCAAGTCGCGGCGATCCCCCTCGAGGAATTGCGGGCCCGCTGGGATCGCTACTACAAGCCCCGGAACGCGATCCTCGTCCTGGCCGGTGCGATCGACCAGGACGCGGCCCGGCGGGCCGTGACGGACCACTTCGCCGGGCTCGCGCCCGGTGAGCTCATCCCGCCGCCATCCGGGCCCGGTCCGTTGCGAGCCGGCGCCGTCCGCGAGCTGTCCGTGCGGCCGATCGGGCCGAAGGCCGGCCCGGTTGCCTGCGTCGGCTACGCGGCCCCCGACCCGAGGAGCGACCTCTACGCGCCGTTCCTCGTCCTCGCAGCCCGATTCTGGGCGGCCTCGGCGACGCAGAATGGCGGCGAGCCCGGCCGGCCGTCGGTCTATTTCCCCGTGCTCGACGACCCCGCCATGCTGGCCGTGAGTGCGACGGCCAGGGCGGGCGAGACGGCCGCGCAGTCGTTCGCGCGGCTGGAGTCGTTCGTCGCCGACACGGTCGCCCCGCCGCTCCGCGACGGGGAGCGGGAGGCCGCCCGGATGAACTTCGCGATGTTCCTCGGGACGGCCGAGATGCCGGACGCCGCCCTCGCCCGGAACCCTTACGGCGCGGCGTTCGCCCTCGCCCGCCGCGAGCAACTGGGCATCGACCCGGCCGCGGTCGGCCGTGCGTTCGACGCCCTAACCGACCGCGACCTCCGTCGCGCGGCCGACGAGGCGTTCGCCCCGGGCCGGAAGGTCGGTGTTCGGATTGACCCCGGCGAATGA